The genomic segment TACCTCCCGCTTCAACAGCAGATCATTACGGTGCTCCGACTCACCTTCATAGTATTAATTATAGATCTCTGCCGTTTTACTCTCTGCACTCAATCTTGCATCAGAAAACATATTCGCAGATCCCAGATTCTTCGGAGATCACATCTGAGGCCATGCCCGGTATCGACCGGCGCCCGGCCATGGTTCTTTTATCCTTTGAACAGGAGAAGTGCGAGTTGCAATCCGTATCAGGCCCCACAGGACACCAAACCCATGCAGAAAATGATACATAAAAAAACATACCGGAAGTGAAAGAAGGTGCAAAGGTTCACGATAACGTTTTGCCTGTTGAAAAGCCGAGGATATAGCCAAAATTCCATAAAGCATCATAACCGCCAGAAAGGGCAACTGAACCCACGGTATCAACGACCACAAAACAAGACCGGACAAAATACCGGCTGAGAACAATCCGGTAATCGCATGTCGCGGAGCAAAGGCATAAGGTGCCACCCACCACAGATATGCATTATACGGCGCTTCCTTTGTTATCTGCTTTTTGTAGAAACTATATAGGCCAGGTTGATTATGGTAATAGACTCTGATATTAGGGTTCAACCAAACCTTTCCACCCGCAGCGATAATACGCCGGTTTATTTCGTAGTCCTGTGCGCGTACAAGCCTCTCATCGTATAAGCCAATACGGTCGAAAATTTCTCTTTTGAAAAAACCAAAAGGGACCGTGTCGACTGCCTTCTCACTCGAATCCAAACGAAATCCAGAATTGCCCACACCGAAGCTGTGAGTCGTCAACGCCTGAACCACCCGGGCCGCATAGCCGAAATTCCCTGGTTTAGTAATGACCACTCCACCCACGTTATCCCCCCCGGTGCGCTTCGCTGTTTCCAGGCAAAGACGCAAATAATCACGAGGATAAAAAGAGTGGGCATCCAATCTGAGAATATAATCTCCCTTCCCTTGACGAATCACTATGTTCAATGCACAGGATTGAATTCGGCCGGGATTGTCCAACAAAACAATCTTAGAAAAACGTTGAGAGTAATCCTTCACAACACTACGTGTATGATCCAGCGACCCGCCATCT from the Deltaproteobacteria bacterium genome contains:
- a CDS encoding glycosyltransferase family 2 protein; translation: MTTIDIAIPVLNEEHYISGCLDSVLAFELPEHVCSTIYVLDGGSLDHTRSVVKDYSQRFSKIVLLDNPGRIQSCALNIVIRQGKGDYILRLDAHSFYPRDYLRLCLETAKRTGGDNVGGVVITKPGNFGYAARVVQALTTHSFGVGNSGFRLDSSEKAVDTVPFGFFKREIFDRIGLYDERLVRAQDYEINRRIIAAGGKVWLNPNIRVYYHNQPGLYSFYKKQITKEAPYNAYLWWVAPYAFAPRHAITGLFSAGILSGLVLWSLIPWVQLPFLAVMMLYGILAISSAFQQAKRYREPLHLLSLPVCFFMYHFLHGFGVLWGLIRIATRTSPVQRIKEPWPGAGRYRAWPQM